The proteins below come from a single Plantactinospora sp. KBS50 genomic window:
- the ltrA gene encoding group II intron reverse transcriptase/maturase, with the protein MAEQQSPGKPFEISKMEVWWAWEKVRDNKGAAGIDGQSIADFEQDVQNNLYKIWNRMSSGSYFPPPVKAVEIPKAGGTRTLGVPSVGDRVAQTVVAARLEARMEQIFHRDSYGYRPGRSALQAVERTKERCWRMNWVVDMDIAKFFDSVPWDLVVKAVEANTDQPWIILYVKRWLAAPMVTADGTVIRRERGTPQGSAVSPALANLFLHYALDAWLARTFPDVEFARYVDDAVVHCRTEARAVQVRDAIAERMRQVGLQLHPDKTRIVYCQDSNRRGSYEHTSFTFLGFTFRQRGARNRRGQTFNGFLPARSDAAQMKMNATVRSWKLHYKTNLTLADLARWINPIVRGWMQYYGAFYRSKLHPLLERINAYLMRFLRRKLKRLRSKKKALQHWRRTVEKRRSLFAHWRWVTSLSTVW; encoded by the coding sequence GTGGCCGAGCAGCAGTCACCAGGCAAGCCGTTCGAGATCTCCAAGATGGAGGTCTGGTGGGCGTGGGAGAAGGTCAGGGACAACAAGGGTGCCGCTGGGATCGACGGACAGTCGATCGCCGATTTTGAGCAGGATGTGCAGAACAACCTGTACAAGATCTGGAATCGGATGTCGTCGGGGAGCTACTTTCCCCCGCCGGTCAAAGCGGTGGAGATCCCCAAGGCCGGGGGCACCAGGACGTTGGGGGTGCCGTCGGTGGGGGACCGGGTAGCGCAGACCGTGGTCGCGGCGAGGCTGGAAGCGCGGATGGAGCAGATCTTCCACCGCGACTCCTACGGCTATCGTCCTGGCAGGTCGGCGCTGCAAGCAGTCGAGCGGACCAAGGAACGCTGCTGGCGGATGAACTGGGTGGTGGACATGGACATCGCTAAGTTCTTCGACAGCGTCCCGTGGGATCTCGTGGTCAAAGCCGTGGAGGCCAACACCGACCAGCCGTGGATCATCTTGTATGTGAAGCGGTGGCTGGCCGCGCCGATGGTCACCGCGGACGGGACCGTGATCCGTCGGGAGCGGGGAACCCCGCAGGGTTCTGCGGTATCACCCGCGCTGGCGAACCTGTTTCTGCACTACGCGCTGGATGCGTGGCTGGCACGGACGTTCCCGGACGTCGAGTTCGCCCGCTACGTCGACGACGCGGTGGTGCACTGTCGCACCGAGGCCCGTGCCGTCCAGGTGCGGGACGCGATCGCCGAGCGGATGCGGCAGGTGGGCCTGCAACTGCATCCGGACAAGACCCGGATCGTCTACTGCCAGGACAGCAACCGGCGAGGCTCGTATGAGCACACATCGTTCACGTTCCTCGGTTTCACATTTCGGCAGCGTGGAGCACGTAACCGGCGGGGCCAGACCTTCAACGGGTTCCTACCGGCGCGCAGCGACGCGGCCCAGATGAAGATGAACGCGACGGTGCGCTCGTGGAAGCTGCACTACAAGACGAACTTGACCCTTGCCGATCTCGCGCGCTGGATCAACCCGATCGTGCGGGGTTGGATGCAGTACTACGGAGCGTTCTACCGCTCCAAACTGCACCCGCTCCTGGAACGCATCAACGCCTACCTGATGCGCTTCCTCCGTCGGAAGCTCAAACGGCTGCGGAGCAAGAAGAAGGCCCTCCAGCACTGGCGACGAACCGTCGAGAAGCGACGGAGCCTGTTCGCCCACTGGAGATGGGTCACCTCGCTCTCCACCGTCTGGTGA
- a CDS encoding winged helix-turn-helix domain-containing protein, producing MSARGRAKREAVRREAAGWFAEDVSVPEIARRLRVSQTAVYGWRKRWRAGGEQALASRGPGGSRCRLDEGRLRRLAEALEQGPAAHGFGSDQRWTLARVSDLIARMFRTRYTLRGTANIMYRLGWSVQVPKHRAVERDEAAIITWRRETWPAGKR from the coding sequence TTGTCCGCGCGGGGGCGGGCGAAGCGTGAGGCGGTGCGGCGGGAGGCGGCCGGGTGGTTCGCCGAGGACGTGTCGGTGCCGGAGATCGCGCGCCGGTTGCGGGTGTCGCAGACGGCGGTGTACGGGTGGCGTAAGCGGTGGCGGGCCGGTGGTGAGCAGGCCCTCGCGTCGAGGGGGCCTGGTGGGTCTCGGTGTCGGCTGGATGAGGGTCGGCTGCGGCGGCTGGCCGAAGCCCTGGAGCAGGGGCCGGCGGCGCACGGGTTCGGTAGTGATCAGCGGTGGACCCTGGCCCGGGTGTCGGACCTGATCGCCCGGATGTTCCGCACCCGGTACACGCTGCGCGGCACGGCGAACATCATGTACCGGTTGGGTTGGTCGGTGCAGGTACCGAAGCACCGCGCGGTCGAGCGGGATGAGGCCGCGATCATCACGTGGCGGCGGGAGACGTGGCCGGCGGGAAAACGGTAG
- a CDS encoding IS630 family transposase, whose translation MAAGDVAGGKTVAAQRQAWLVFEDEAGQTLRPPKARTWGRRGHTPVVPVSGKGSGRVSIAGLTCYRPGERSRLIYRTITHRGRKNERRSFSERDYIALLDAAHQQLDGPIVLIWDNLNTHISAAMRQMIDARDWLHVIRLPAYAPDLNPTEAVWSHLKRSIGNLAVNGVDHLQAIIKHRLKSIQYRTDLLDGFLAHTGLTLEPDTT comes from the coding sequence GTGGCGGCGGGAGACGTGGCCGGCGGGAAAACGGTAGCGGCGCAGCGGCAGGCGTGGCTGGTCTTCGAAGACGAGGCCGGTCAGACGCTGCGCCCACCGAAGGCACGCACCTGGGGACGACGCGGGCACACCCCTGTGGTTCCGGTGTCGGGCAAGGGCTCCGGTCGCGTCTCGATCGCCGGGCTGACCTGTTACCGGCCCGGCGAACGGTCCCGGCTGATCTACCGCACGATCACCCACCGCGGCCGCAAGAACGAACGACGCAGCTTCAGCGAACGCGACTACATCGCCCTCCTCGACGCCGCCCACCAGCAACTCGACGGGCCGATCGTGCTGATCTGGGACAACCTGAACACCCACATCAGCGCCGCCATGCGGCAGATGATCGACGCCCGGGACTGGCTTCACGTCATCCGGCTACCCGCCTACGCCCCGGACCTCAACCCCACCGAAGCCGTGTGGTCCCACCTCAAACGCAGCATCGGCAACCTCGCCGTCAACGGCGTCGACCACCTCCAAGCGATCATCAAACACCGACTCAAGAGCATCCAGTACCGCACCGACCTACTCGACGGCTTCCTCGCTCACACCGGCCTGACCCTCGAACCCGACACAACCTGA